One stretch of Actinomycetota bacterium DNA includes these proteins:
- a CDS encoding Uxx-star family glutaredoxin-like (seleno)protein, translated as MAEKVKVYSTPTCPYCVQVKEYLKTRGIEFEDFGVASDADARSEMVEKSGQMGVPVIVVGDEIVVGFDRSRLDTLIT; from the coding sequence ATGGCTGAGAAGGTTAAGGTATATTCCACCCCGACTTGCCCCTATTGCGTGCAGGTAAAGGAGTATTTGAAGACGAGGGGCATAGAGTTTGAGGACTTCGGTGTCGCAAGCGATGCTGATGCCAGGTCTGAAATGGTCGAGAAAAGCGGTCAGATGGGGGTTCCCGTCATCGTTGTGGGCGATGAGATAGTGGTCGGCTTCGACCGGTCCAGACTGGACACGCTCATCACTTAA